The sequence ATTCTCGCCCCGCTCGTCCAAATAACACACCCTACCAACAATCAAATCGTGGAGGAATCATGGGTGGGTTACTTGGTGGTTTGGCTGGGGGCGTTCTCGGAGGTATGCTTTTTCGCGGCCTTGGTTTTGGGGGCGCTGGTGGAGGCGGATTATTACAGATAATTATTTTTGCTGGTATAGCTTATTTGGGGTATAAAATGTTTATCAAAAGAAAAAATGAAGGTGGTTTTGCAAATAGCGGAAACATGTTTAATCCTACTATTGTTCCGCCACAGACTTATCAGAACGATGACCCACAGGTGATCGAAGCTGGAAATGAATTGGCAGTAAGTATGGTCGATATTAGGAAAATGGATGCTTCATTTGATGAGGCACGTTTTTCCGATCAGGTAATGGATATGTTTTTTAAAATCCAGGGATCCTGGATGAACCGTGACCTGACTCCGGTAAAAGTATTATTAACCGATGAAATGTACCGCTTTTTACAGGAAGATGTTGATACACTTCTACGCGAAAAAAAAGTTAATCACCTTGAAAATATCGCAGTGAGAAAAGTTGAGATTGAAAACGCGTGGCAGGAAATGGGGCAAGATAACATTACTGCATTGATATACGCCAATCTATTAGATTATACAACTGATGAAACTACCGGGGCTGTTATCGCAGGAAGCAAATCAGATCCTATAAAATTTGAAGAATACTGGTCTTTTATAAGACCTGTTGGTAATAACCCCTGGCGTTTAACAGGGATTGATCAGAAGTAGTTATATTTTTCCATATATTGCTGGAGAAATCATCTGTTCTCTACAGGCTTATTTCTCCAGCTGATTCCCTTCCAGAAACTCTGGAGTGCAGTTAACATTAGATTTCTGGTCTACCTATGATTTTATTGAGCAACGGACTTTGATAGCTGAGATATTTAATATAAATTCGTCGCGCACTTGATATATGTTATTAGTTTTGTTACACTTACGTTAAATTATCAGCTATCCCAATGCGGATTCAAATATACTTTATTTTTCATGGTTTAAAATAATTAATCCTGACTGGAGATATATCATGTCCAAATCCAAAAAATACAGCCTTTGTAGTTTTGGCTTAGCAATGCTGCTGTGCAACTATCTCGCGATAGCAGAAGAGACCCGACCATCCCCTGATATTAAAAACATGTCTTTAACCGAAGTAATCGCCAATGTGATAAAAAAGAACCCTCAAATTAAAGAAACAATTACAAAATGGAATGTGAAACAAAAAGAAATCAATGCAGCATGGGGTGATTTTGAACCGCAATTCATTGGAAAATATCACCGGGACAAATTAGACCGGGAAGCTTCAATCTCTGAAATACAATTACAAAGCGGCAGGAGACAATATGGAGAAGAGAACGAACAGTACAACTTCGGAATAGAGGGCAAAGTTATTAGTGGCGGTAATTACTGGGTCGGTAACACCTCCTCCAGACAGTTCACTAGCGTATATAAAAAAATACTATATGATTCATTCCTAGGTATAAGCTACCAACAACCCCTGTTAAAAGGGGCCTGGATGAGTTCCCCCCTGGCATCTATTCAAATTGCACAGAAAGAAGAAAGTATAGCTTACCAGATATACAGACAACAGCTTATGGAAACAATTTCCCAAACGGAATCCATATATTGGGAACTGGCATATGCCCAAGAAAAATATAAAATAACCCAAGAATCAACAAATATTGCCAGAAATCTGGTAGAAGACAGCACACAGAGAGTCCTGACCGGGAAAATGTCAGAACTGGACTTAATGGAAGCCCAGGCCGGCCTGGAATTAAGGCTATCTCAACAAGCCGAAAGTTACCAGGAACTTATGGATACCATGCATAGATTAAAATTATTATTTTCCGACAATACTATTAGCGAAAACATCCAGATTGTAGCCAAAGACCCCATAATAACGCCTGATACCCTAAATGAAGATGTTAATAAAATGCGTGAAGAATCGCTATCCCTGGCAATGAAAATGCAGCCGGATCTTCTGTCCAGGAAACACGAGCTGGAAAAAGATAAAATAGTTGTTGGATACCGAACAGATCAAAGGTTACCTGAACTTAACATAAAAACCAGTTACGGATTACGTGGGCACGGAGAAAATCTAGATCAAAGCCTAAGACAAATACAGGACAAAACCTATCCGGGCTGGACTATGGACGTAGAAATGAAATTACCTTTATTTTCGGGTATTAAAGAACAGAATGACCTAGATGCCGCTTATTTGAAAAAAAATCTATCAGAAGAAAGAATAAAAGCAACAGAATACGAATTAACCCAGACAATTGAAAATATAACCCTAAAAATCAGCAGTTTACAGAAAAGGATTAAAAGCACTAAAATTATTGTTGATTTCCAAAAAAAGCTACTTGAGGTAGAAATTGCCAGAATGCAAGAAGGTAAAAGTAATATCAGAA comes from Candidatus Margulisiibacteriota bacterium and encodes:
- a CDS encoding Tim44 domain-containing protein — encoded protein: MGKRKRRLMLVVMVVFLTCSVLQVEAFARAGFGRSSGYRSSRSYSSPARSYSSPYSRPARPNNTPYQQSNRGGIMGGLLGGLAGGVLGGMLFRGLGFGGAGGGGLLQIIIFAGIAYLGYKMFIKRKNEGGFANSGNMFNPTIVPPQTYQNDDPQVIEAGNELAVSMVDIRKMDASFDEARFSDQVMDMFFKIQGSWMNRDLTPVKVLLTDEMYRFLQEDVDTLLREKKVNHLENIAVRKVEIENAWQEMGQDNITALIYANLLDYTTDETTGAVIAGSKSDPIKFEEYWSFIRPVGNNPWRLTGIDQK